A single region of the Anaerolineales bacterium genome encodes:
- a CDS encoding AAA family ATPase, with protein sequence MSTRRFPDDNAPSPASPPDPTPGSGTALPTRRPVMPGQTPGTPVSRAPKRTGKSIQHMPRTLSQVLNDANEQVVRGDLSEYVPLPTGFDPLDGLIGGGLRKTELVLLGGAQGIGKTIAAVQMARNIAMRPDQYVFYLSYEHTETHLMSRLLCLESINPPEVDLRSGLKLKDLFDTIISQRAREILGRDNRAESLQSILRENPRTSMALARLSKYADRFIMVKASPAVTTLSAIREMTGRLAEATGGNLTVFVDYLQKIAIHPERAADENDKVTIVVEGLKDIALSLGVPVLSIVASDRDGLRAKRLHLFHLRGSSALDYECDIAIIMNNKYQILAKDHIAFNPYQGKQFRDWVVFTVEKNRAGRAMMDMEFQLHAPYFAFDPRGQQVQQTLIDDKIIES encoded by the coding sequence ATGTCCACACGACGCTTTCCCGACGACAACGCCCCCTCTCCGGCTTCTCCCCCAGACCCAACACCCGGGAGCGGGACGGCGCTGCCTACCCGCCGTCCGGTGATGCCCGGACAAACACCGGGGACGCCCGTCAGCCGCGCTCCCAAACGGACGGGCAAGAGCATCCAGCATATGCCGCGCACACTTAGCCAAGTGCTGAACGATGCCAACGAACAGGTGGTGCGTGGCGACCTCAGCGAATATGTCCCTTTGCCAACAGGCTTTGATCCCCTTGATGGTTTGATCGGCGGCGGGCTGCGCAAAACAGAACTCGTCCTGCTTGGTGGGGCGCAAGGCATTGGCAAGACAATTGCCGCCGTCCAAATGGCGCGAAACATCGCCATGCGCCCTGATCAATATGTGTTCTACCTTTCCTACGAACACACCGAAACACACCTCATGAGCCGCTTGCTCTGTTTGGAGAGCATCAACCCGCCAGAGGTTGATCTGCGCAGCGGGCTGAAATTGAAAGATTTGTTCGATACGATCATCTCCCAACGGGCGCGGGAAATCTTGGGGCGCGATAACCGTGCCGAGTCCCTTCAAAGCATTCTGCGGGAAAATCCGCGCACCTCGATGGCGCTGGCACGGCTCTCGAAGTATGCAGACCGTTTCATCATGGTCAAGGCAAGTCCGGCGGTGACGACCCTGAGCGCCATTCGAGAGATGACCGGACGGCTGGCAGAGGCGACGGGCGGCAACCTGACCGTCTTTGTCGATTATTTGCAGAAGATCGCCATTCATCCCGAACGGGCGGCGGACGAGAACGACAAAGTGACCATTGTTGTGGAGGGGCTGAAGGATATTGCGCTCTCGTTGGGCGTCCCCGTCTTAAGCATCGTCGCCAGTGATCGGGATGGCTTGCGGGCGAAGCGTCTGCACCTTTTTCATCTGCGGGGGAGTTCGGCGCTCGATTATGAGTGCGATATTGCGATCATCATGAACAACAAGTATCAGATTTTGGCGAAGGATCACATCGCTTTTAATCCCTATCAGGGCAAGCAGTTCCGCGATTGGGTCGTTTTTACGGTGGAGAAAAACCGCGCTGGGCGGGCGATGATGGATATGGAATTCCAACTGCACGCCCCCTACTTTGCCTTTGACCCACGCGGACAGCAAGTCCAACAAACGTTGATCGACGATAAGATCATCGAATCCTGA
- the nrdR gene encoding transcriptional repressor NrdR, translating into MQCPYCDSSDLKVLDTTDIKNGIRRRRECQNCHERFTTYERPLAVTPVLIKTNGDREEFDRDKLKRGIWNACAKRPIPAAALDRLVDEIEMNLQAVGRAEVSSRVVGDMVIAGLKDIDPIAYIRYAIVYMGLDNLLSVRAEIDKLLAEQQGYAEVAAERWSEQKGRTDGGDRVAERDLSVKTSAFPAKGKTQGKRTNASGRPRGRKT; encoded by the coding sequence ATGCAATGCCCTTACTGTGACAGCAGCGACCTAAAGGTCTTGGATACGACGGATATTAAAAACGGTATCCGGCGGCGGCGGGAGTGTCAGAACTGTCACGAACGCTTCACGACCTACGAGCGCCCCTTAGCGGTGACTCCCGTTCTGATCAAAACGAATGGGGATCGTGAGGAATTTGACCGCGATAAGTTGAAACGAGGCATTTGGAATGCCTGTGCCAAGCGCCCAATACCCGCTGCCGCACTGGATCGTCTTGTCGATGAGATCGAGATGAACCTGCAAGCGGTGGGGAGGGCGGAAGTAAGCAGCCGTGTTGTTGGAGATATGGTCATTGCCGGGTTGAAAGACATTGACCCCATCGCCTATATCCGCTATGCGATTGTTTACATGGGGCTGGATAACTTGTTGAGTGTTCGAGCGGAGATCGATAAACTGCTGGCTGAACAGCAGGGCTATGCCGAAGTTGCCGCCGAGCGCTGGTCTGAACAAAAGGGACGCACAGACGGGGGGGATCGCGTTGCGGAACGTGATCTCTCCGTAAAAACGTCGGCGTTTCCAGCGAAGGGCAAGACGCAAGGCAAACGAACGAATGCCAGCGGACGCCCTAGAGGTCGCAAGACCTAA
- a CDS encoding DegV family protein, with protein MSAPIQIVTDSAAQFLLPGFAADQGITIIPLELELGGRRYRDGVDIDAEMIARHVAATGEAPRLLPPSVETIAGVYANLYRESNRILSVHLSRAVHPMWEKAKSAAETLLGRCDIAVFDSHSLAAGQGWLTEAGVRLTRETNSLDDTVRELRKLIPHIYSIFCSERLDYLYRAGLLLESQAVLGNMLAIKPFLTLEDGELVVMEKARSKPQVVDKLIEFVTEFAAVEQLAVLRGASAAPEVMRSLAERMREEFSPTPYPILTASSVLASLLGTEAIGIMILERELGNRGGDYDDDFDGEDDE; from the coding sequence TTGAGCGCCCCGATTCAGATCGTCACCGACAGCGCGGCACAGTTCCTTCTGCCCGGCTTTGCCGCCGATCAGGGAATTACGATTATTCCCTTAGAACTGGAATTAGGCGGCAGGCGCTACCGCGATGGCGTCGATATTGACGCTGAGATGATCGCCCGCCATGTGGCGGCAACGGGCGAAGCGCCGCGCCTGCTCCCCCCCAGTGTGGAAACCATTGCAGGGGTCTATGCCAACCTCTACCGTGAGTCGAATCGGATTCTCTCCGTTCACCTCTCGCGGGCGGTGCATCCCATGTGGGAAAAGGCGAAATCTGCCGCCGAAACGCTCTTGGGGCGCTGCGATATTGCCGTCTTTGATTCGCACAGCCTTGCCGCCGGACAGGGCTGGCTTACCGAGGCAGGGGTGCGCCTGACCCGTGAGACGAATTCCCTTGACGACACCGTGCGCGAACTGCGCAAGCTGATTCCCCATATTTACTCTATTTTTTGCAGCGAACGTCTCGATTACCTTTACCGTGCCGGACTCCTGTTGGAATCTCAAGCCGTTTTGGGGAATATGTTGGCAATCAAGCCGTTTCTCACCCTAGAGGACGGTGAATTGGTCGTCATGGAGAAGGCGCGATCCAAGCCACAGGTTGTCGATAAGCTGATCGAATTCGTCACCGAATTTGCCGCCGTAGAACAGCTTGCCGTACTGCGTGGGGCATCCGCCGCGCCGGAGGTGATGCGCTCCCTTGCCGAGCGGATGCGAGAGGAATTCAGCCCAACGCCCTACCCCATCCTCACGGCGTCATCCGTGTTGGCATCTTTGCTTGGCACAGAGGCAATTGGGATCATGATTCTTGAGCGTGAATTAGGCAACCGCGGGGGGGATTATGACGATGACTTTGACGGTGAGGATGATGAGTAG
- a CDS encoding DNA alkylation repair protein encodes MNTAEIMAALEAAGTAQNRKIAKRHGVDDNVFGVLRSEVNKLVKQIKINHTAALELWETGNFDARTVATMIADPQKIDEATLTHWGETTHDYGTAGEVSNIIAKTPYIRAFMERWTNDEGEWLGRIGWLLLSHLAAGDNSLPDSFFLPYLATIEEGIHTAKNRTRDAMNTALISIGTRNAALEGPAYAAAKRIGRVEVDHGQTDCETPLAIPYMDRIKAHRAKRAAEKEAKSAAAKATKGKK; translated from the coding sequence ATGAACACAGCGGAAATTATGGCAGCGTTGGAGGCGGCAGGGACGGCACAAAACCGAAAGATTGCCAAGCGGCATGGGGTAGATGATAACGTTTTTGGCGTGCTGCGCTCTGAGGTGAATAAACTGGTGAAGCAGATCAAGATCAACCATACGGCTGCGCTTGAACTGTGGGAAACTGGTAATTTTGATGCGCGGACGGTTGCCACGATGATTGCCGATCCACAGAAAATAGACGAGGCGACGCTCACCCATTGGGGGGAGACAACACACGACTATGGGACGGCGGGAGAGGTTTCCAACATTATTGCCAAAACACCGTACATACGGGCGTTTATGGAGCGCTGGACAAACGATGAGGGGGAGTGGCTAGGGCGCATCGGATGGCTTTTGTTGTCGCACCTTGCCGCTGGGGATAACAGCCTGCCTGATTCGTTTTTCCTCCCCTATCTGGCAACCATTGAGGAGGGCATTCATACGGCGAAAAACCGCACCCGCGATGCGATGAACACTGCGCTAATCAGTATTGGGACGCGAAATGCCGCGTTAGAAGGACCCGCTTATGCTGCTGCCAAACGGATCGGGAGGGTTGAGGTCGATCACGGGCAGACAGACTGCGAAACGCCGCTGGCGATCCCGTATATGGATAGGATCAAGGCACACCGTGCCAAAAGAGCGGCAGAAAAAGAGGCGAAAAGCGCTGCGGCTAAAGCGACTAAGGGAAAGAAATAA
- a CDS encoding glycoside hydrolase family 9 protein: MIRFILAGVLLFMFLFPMHGARGQSPEAATLIDDFDQGYEGGSVVGRWWTYTDNSPEKTTFSAKIDQETFFNGIGSLRLDLDVAAKGYAGIGMDFGITPDWRDGEGIVFKLRADKAGLPVNIVLHLNDPTQTSAQSPGKTPFAALIHTPEGADQGWQEIMIPWSAFKRLTWMGTEGLTVFAANPIESLEIALEALGDERLTGTLWFDDIRVVSTKDLNAPPDYTTFFADLPMIRLSQYYRPDERKAFVAIVPVGDFQIIEVGSGEVVFKGKAVRWGPDADTDQTVYWGRFNSLRRAGTYKVVAEGAGESYPFTIGEDAYRDVTHLAARFFYWQRSGIALADPDHPTFQWEAGHTAPALLWDDPTQTMDVSGGWYDAGDYGRYIPTGAFAINQLLYAYAANPTAFADSTLTLPESGNGIPDLLDEVAWELNWLLKMQREDGAVHHKVTGRAFPNFGTLPAEDSDPLYVFGITSNDTAFFAAAMAQAAGIFRPIDPDAADRYLAAAERAWAWLAAHPNQVPEGGFQNPPESEYPMQGGYDYVGSEEATRLWAAAELFKTTGNPDYERAVATLFPQAAPQLTMTWANTFPQGLYAYLTAPKADPQQQAAVREAFLAGAGEIVEVARKTGYGVALNHSAAGFAYVWGSNQVALAHGLYLMLAYDIDPNEDYHHVAAAQMHYLLGKNPVSKFYLSGMGENSVLYPHHNVSYRFRLALPGVVTEGANRENAGGDAALMGLWSAGAPPALCYTDDFDSWASNEPTIDANATFVALAAYLSR, translated from the coding sequence ATGATCCGGTTCATCTTGGCAGGTGTTCTGCTGTTTATGTTTCTATTCCCCATGCACGGCGCACGGGGGCAGTCGCCCGAAGCGGCAACCTTGATCGATGACTTTGATCAGGGCTATGAGGGTGGAAGCGTCGTGGGGCGCTGGTGGACATATACCGATAACTCTCCCGAAAAAACAACGTTTTCGGCGAAGATTGATCAAGAGACGTTCTTCAACGGGATAGGCTCGCTACGCCTTGATCTCGACGTGGCGGCAAAAGGCTACGCCGGAATCGGAATGGACTTCGGGATCACCCCCGATTGGCGCGATGGTGAGGGCATTGTGTTCAAACTCCGCGCCGATAAAGCCGGACTGCCGGTGAACATCGTCCTTCACCTGAATGATCCAACGCAAACCTCAGCGCAGTCGCCGGGCAAGACCCCCTTTGCGGCGCTGATTCACACCCCCGAAGGCGCCGATCAGGGGTGGCAAGAGATTATGATCCCCTGGTCTGCCTTTAAGCGCCTGACATGGATGGGAACAGAAGGATTGACCGTCTTTGCTGCCAACCCGATTGAAAGTCTTGAGATCGCGCTGGAAGCATTGGGCGATGAGCGGCTCACGGGGACGCTCTGGTTTGATGATATTCGGGTTGTTTCCACGAAAGACCTCAACGCACCGCCCGATTACACGACCTTTTTTGCTGATTTGCCCATGATACGCCTAAGCCAATACTACCGTCCAGACGAACGGAAAGCCTTTGTCGCCATTGTTCCCGTCGGTGATTTTCAAATTATCGAAGTGGGCAGCGGGGAAGTTGTCTTTAAGGGGAAAGCTGTGCGCTGGGGACCCGATGCCGACACCGACCAAACTGTGTATTGGGGGCGCTTTAACTCGCTGCGGCGAGCGGGAACTTACAAGGTTGTTGCCGAAGGCGCCGGCGAAAGCTATCCCTTTACCATTGGCGAAGATGCCTATCGGGACGTGACGCACCTTGCCGCCCGTTTCTTTTATTGGCAGCGGAGCGGGATTGCCCTTGCTGACCCCGATCATCCGACCTTCCAGTGGGAGGCTGGTCACACTGCGCCCGCCCTCTTGTGGGATGATCCAACCCAAACGATGGATGTCAGTGGTGGTTGGTATGATGCCGGCGATTATGGGCGCTACATTCCAACCGGCGCCTTCGCTATCAACCAACTGCTCTATGCATATGCGGCGAACCCCACCGCCTTTGCCGATAGCACCTTGACGCTCCCCGAAAGCGGGAACGGCATTCCCGATCTGCTCGATGAGGTTGCCTGGGAACTGAATTGGCTGCTGAAAATGCAGCGGGAAGATGGCGCTGTCCATCATAAAGTGACCGGACGCGCCTTCCCCAACTTTGGCACCTTGCCCGCCGAGGACAGCGACCCGCTCTATGTGTTCGGCATTACCAGCAATGACACGGCGTTTTTTGCGGCGGCAATGGCGCAAGCGGCGGGGATTTTCCGCCCCATCGATCCCGATGCCGCAGATCGCTATCTGGCGGCGGCAGAACGGGCCTGGGCATGGTTGGCGGCGCACCCCAATCAAGTCCCAGAGGGCGGTTTCCAAAACCCGCCAGAGAGCGAATACCCCATGCAGGGTGGCTATGACTATGTGGGCAGTGAGGAGGCAACCCGCCTGTGGGCGGCGGCAGAGTTGTTCAAGACAACAGGCAATCCCGACTATGAGCGGGCGGTTGCGACTTTATTTCCCCAAGCGGCGCCGCAGCTAACGATGACATGGGCGAACACCTTTCCGCAGGGGCTTTATGCTTATCTCACCGCCCCTAAGGCCGATCCGCAGCAGCAGGCGGCAGTACGAGAGGCATTTTTAGCCGGCGCCGGAGAAATTGTCGAAGTTGCTCGCAAAACAGGCTATGGCGTTGCGCTCAACCACAGTGCAGCGGGGTTTGCCTATGTCTGGGGGTCAAATCAGGTGGCGCTGGCGCATGGCTTATACCTGATGCTTGCCTATGACATCGATCCCAACGAGGATTACCACCATGTGGCAGCGGCGCAGATGCACTATCTGCTAGGGAAAAACCCAGTATCGAAGTTCTATCTGAGCGGGATGGGTGAAAACAGCGTCCTCTATCCGCATCATAACGTGAGCTACCGCTTCCGTCTGGCACTTCCCGGTGTGGTAACCGAAGGGGCAAACCGTGAAAATGCGGGCGGTGATGCGGCACTCATGGGCTTGTGGAGCGCGGGTGCGCCGCCGGCACTCTGCTATACCGATGACTTTGATTCATGGGCGTCCAACGAACCAACGATTGACGCCAACGCCACCTTTGTGGCGCTGGCTGCCTATCTCAGTCGTTAG
- a CDS encoding carbohydrate ABC transporter permease, producing MVTLTRRGKTVKWIIAALLCIPMLLYLIPYMWVVSTSFKPDGELHSGQFFPSNPSFIQYERLLFGQKVGNVELKIDYPRYYLNSIFVAGVSLLLVTTLDSLAAFAFAKFKFRGRTILFWTMLATMMLPIYATLIPSFYMFSRVYGWLDRYEALIIPGIIDAYGIFLLTQYMRGIPNELLDSARIDGAGPLRTFWYIVVPLSRPAIGTLLVIKFLGIWNEYLWPLLMIRKPEMFTLPLGIAQMQVRQGAVVEGIQMAGAALATIPAIFLVFLIQRQFLRGMTAGAVKA from the coding sequence ATGGTTACACTCACCCGACGGGGTAAAACGGTCAAATGGATCATCGCCGCACTGTTGTGCATCCCGATGCTGCTCTATTTAATTCCTTATATGTGGGTGGTGTCCACCTCATTCAAGCCCGATGGGGAACTGCACAGTGGGCAGTTTTTCCCCTCAAACCCTAGCTTCATTCAATATGAACGGCTGTTGTTTGGGCAAAAGGTGGGCAATGTTGAACTGAAGATCGACTATCCGCGCTACTACCTGAACAGCATCTTTGTGGCGGGGGTTAGTCTGCTGCTGGTGACCACCCTCGATTCATTGGCGGCGTTCGCCTTCGCTAAGTTCAAATTTCGGGGGCGGACGATCCTCTTTTGGACGATGCTCGCCACGATGATGCTGCCTATCTATGCCACGCTCATCCCATCCTTTTACATGTTTTCACGGGTATACGGCTGGCTGGATCGCTATGAGGCGCTGATCATTCCCGGTATTATCGATGCCTATGGCATTTTTCTGCTCACCCAATACATGCGAGGGATTCCCAATGAACTGTTGGACTCGGCGCGTATTGATGGGGCGGGTCCGCTGCGCACCTTTTGGTACATTGTGGTGCCGCTCAGCCGTCCGGCAATTGGCACCCTGTTGGTCATCAAGTTCTTGGGCATTTGGAATGAATATTTGTGGCCCCTGTTGATGATCCGTAAGCCAGAGATGTTCACCTTGCCTTTGGGCATTGCCCAGATGCAGGTGCGGCAGGGGGCAGTTGTGGAGGGGATCCAGATGGCGGGCGCGGCGCTCGCCACGATTCCGGCAATTTTCCTTGTGTTCTTGATCCAACGTCAATTTTTGCGAGGGATGACGGCGGGGGCAGTCAAAGCGTGA
- a CDS encoding sugar ABC transporter permease: protein MSQLASRLFASRTLTGEKPYRTGRFWEKNAPYVFVAPFFLAFLAFQLFPIGFSVFLSLHRWDPYADAGKSFIPLDGVFDNFTNLFNDARFWNSVGVTLRITLFCAVIGAALAVLIAVLIDRMPDWLGGIFRATFFLPAVTSVVVIAYLWRQLLNTNYGPVNGLLVALGGERADFLGGTNAIWALNVMLIWSGLGWDVLIVSSALRNIPTEYYEAARLDGANENQLFFRITLPLLQNVLFFIMTTGVIFLLGIFVQPALLVPNDPRHRVETIARYLYDRAFSKQEFGYASAIAITLTLMMFVASFINTRFFKGGTTHD, encoded by the coding sequence ATGTCTCAACTAGCATCTCGATTGTTCGCCTCCCGAACCCTGACGGGCGAGAAACCATACCGCACAGGGCGATTCTGGGAGAAAAACGCGCCCTATGTCTTTGTTGCACCGTTTTTTTTGGCATTTTTGGCGTTTCAACTGTTCCCGATTGGCTTTTCGGTTTTTTTAAGCCTTCATCGCTGGGATCCTTACGCCGATGCGGGCAAGAGTTTCATTCCGCTGGATGGCGTGTTTGATAACTTTACCAACCTGTTCAACGATGCCCGCTTTTGGAACAGTGTCGGCGTCACGCTGCGGATCACCCTCTTTTGTGCGGTCATCGGCGCGGCATTAGCCGTCCTCATCGCCGTGTTGATTGACCGGATGCCCGATTGGTTGGGGGGTATTTTCCGTGCCACCTTTTTCTTGCCAGCGGTGACCTCTGTCGTCGTCATTGCCTATTTGTGGCGACAGCTTCTCAACACAAATTACGGACCCGTCAACGGGTTATTGGTGGCGTTGGGCGGGGAACGCGCAGACTTCCTCGGCGGGACAAACGCAATCTGGGCATTAAATGTGATGCTGATCTGGAGCGGCTTGGGGTGGGATGTTCTCATCGTTTCCTCAGCCCTGCGCAACATCCCGACGGAATACTACGAGGCAGCGCGGCTGGATGGGGCAAATGAGAATCAACTCTTTTTCCGAATCACCCTGCCGCTGCTGCAAAACGTCTTGTTTTTCATCATGACCACTGGGGTGATCTTCCTTTTAGGGATTTTTGTTCAGCCCGCGCTGCTTGTCCCCAACGATCCCCGCCATCGGGTAGAGACCATCGCCCGCTATCTCTATGACCGCGCCTTTTCCAAACAGGAATTTGGCTATGCCTCGGCAATTGCCATCACCTTAACGCTGATGATGTTCGTTGCCAGTTTCATCAATACACGCTTCTTCAAAGGCGGCACAACACACGACTAA
- a CDS encoding class I SAM-dependent DNA methyltransferase: MTLTWRDFVQRWTASALGEQQAAQSHFNELCRLVGHKTPTELDPLGEFFTFEEQVTKATGGRGRADVWYKGKFAWEYKGKHKDLDAAYAQLLAYKGSLGNPPLLIVSDMVEYRIYPQWVNTSGQPFIFRNADLLFPDAQRYIVWLLEDPDRFKELREDELRVREQLTTKLAQEFAHLSDLVRKHQDPNDLWSDYHIARFFARLTFCLFAEDVQLMPRPFDQPVFRYLTDGARNLPEDFVAEMTRLFMAMDGRQSGFVMRHVPYFNGGLFNVDDDPAHLVFDLAKDSAMIDLLEKISKRDWRKVNPTIFGTLFEAALDPAKRAQLGAHYTSEADIRLVVDPVLMQPLYDEWALTLEEAEPLFQTLFDGASPRQEETIRARLTLLHDRMMFRLETTQILDPACGSGNFLYVSLRALKDLEARVRKTFEPLGLPFRDVVTPRQLYGIEKDPYAANLAFVVIWIGYLQWRYEDQGVLSFRTRVSRPNPRHLPHPIIQDKYPDETIDHILCEDALLRYDAEGKPYEPEWVAVDVIMGNPPFLGGSRQRRELGGAYLDDLQRLYQGRLARDSDLVCYWFEKARAHLDQGKAKRVGFIATNSIRGGSNRLVLDRIKATGDIFMAWSDNPWLLAGAAVRISIVGFDNKVQTARMLDGAVVENIHADLTAGADLTGAKVLAENARICFRSDEKGGSFDIDEATARAMLAAKNRSGKSNADVVRPYINGLDVTRGRRNRWVIDFGVDTTEAEAAHYKMPYEYVKRMVKPERDMVNNERHRTYWWIHRIPAGDMREAIRPLKRFIATPSVAKHRLFVWVEGGIIPDHQLYVFARDDDYFFGVLHSYIHELWSLQKGTSLEDRPRYTPTTTFETFPLPYPPGKEDTASPLYQAISTAAKALHEGREAWLHPVELAELGATAKGKALSERTLTNLYNALAVHRAEPSMGKGKGGNGKNGDKPVKAAAQFAPQLAALHEALDRAVLSAYGWTDLALTARTPAGQEAILRRLLALNQARISKA; encoded by the coding sequence ATGACTCTTACATGGCGCGATTTTGTTCAACGCTGGACGGCGAGCGCCCTCGGTGAACAACAAGCCGCCCAAAGCCATTTCAACGAACTCTGCCGCTTAGTGGGGCATAAAACACCCACCGAACTGGACCCACTGGGTGAATTTTTCACCTTTGAGGAACAAGTGACAAAGGCAACAGGTGGGCGGGGGCGGGCAGATGTCTGGTACAAGGGGAAATTTGCTTGGGAATACAAGGGCAAGCACAAAGACTTAGATGCCGCCTATGCCCAACTGCTGGCATATAAGGGCAGTTTAGGCAACCCACCGCTGCTGATCGTTTCGGACATGGTGGAATACCGCATTTACCCCCAGTGGGTGAACACCAGCGGGCAGCCCTTCATCTTTCGCAATGCCGATTTGTTGTTTCCAGATGCACAGCGGTACATCGTATGGCTTTTGGAAGACCCAGACCGTTTTAAAGAACTGCGCGAAGATGAGCTTCGAGTACGCGAACAACTGACCACCAAGCTGGCGCAAGAATTCGCCCATCTCAGCGATTTGGTACGCAAACACCAAGACCCTAACGATCTTTGGAGTGACTATCACATTGCCCGTTTTTTTGCGCGGCTAACCTTTTGTTTGTTTGCCGAAGATGTTCAACTCATGCCGCGCCCCTTTGACCAACCTGTTTTTCGGTATCTTACCGATGGCGCACGCAACCTTCCCGAAGATTTTGTGGCAGAGATGACGCGCTTATTTATGGCGATGGATGGGCGTCAATCTGGCTTTGTGATGCGACACGTCCCCTATTTCAATGGGGGCTTGTTTAACGTCGATGACGATCCCGCCCACCTAGTTTTTGATTTGGCGAAAGATTCCGCCATGATCGATCTCTTAGAAAAGATCAGCAAGCGTGATTGGCGTAAGGTGAACCCGACCATCTTCGGCACACTCTTTGAGGCAGCCCTTGATCCGGCAAAGCGGGCGCAGTTGGGCGCTCACTATACCAGCGAGGCAGATATTCGCCTTGTTGTTGACCCTGTGTTGATGCAGCCACTTTACGACGAATGGGCGTTGACATTGGAGGAGGCTGAACCGCTCTTTCAAACCCTTTTTGATGGCGCTTCTCCCCGCCAAGAAGAGACCATTCGCGCTCGGCTGACCCTGCTTCATGACCGGATGATGTTTCGCCTTGAGACCACACAGATTCTTGATCCGGCGTGTGGGTCGGGAAACTTTCTCTATGTCAGCCTTCGGGCGCTGAAAGACCTTGAAGCACGAGTCCGCAAGACCTTTGAGCCACTTGGCTTGCCGTTTCGCGACGTTGTCACGCCGCGCCAACTCTACGGCATCGAGAAAGACCCCTATGCGGCGAACTTGGCGTTTGTCGTTATCTGGATTGGCTACTTACAATGGCGCTACGAAGATCAGGGCGTGTTAAGTTTTAGAACACGGGTCAGCCGCCCCAACCCTCGGCATTTGCCACACCCCATTATCCAAGACAAATACCCGGACGAAACCATCGATCACATCCTGTGCGAGGACGCCCTCTTGCGTTACGACGCGGAGGGCAAGCCCTATGAGCCGGAGTGGGTGGCGGTGGATGTGATCATGGGCAACCCGCCTTTTTTGGGGGGCAGCCGTCAACGCAGAGAGCTGGGCGGAGCTTACCTTGACGATCTCCAGAGGCTGTATCAAGGGCGGTTGGCAAGGGATAGCGATCTTGTCTGCTATTGGTTTGAGAAAGCACGCGCCCATCTAGACCAGGGAAAGGCTAAGCGGGTTGGGTTTATCGCCACCAATTCGATTCGGGGTGGTTCAAATCGCCTTGTCTTGGATCGCATCAAAGCGACGGGCGATATTTTCATGGCATGGAGCGATAATCCATGGCTCCTCGCCGGTGCAGCGGTGCGGATTTCGATTGTCGGCTTTGATAACAAGGTGCAGACAGCACGAATGCTCGATGGGGCAGTCGTCGAGAACATCCATGCCGATTTGACCGCTGGCGCTGATCTAACCGGGGCAAAGGTGCTGGCAGAAAACGCTCGCATTTGTTTTCGCAGTGACGAAAAAGGCGGATCGTTCGATATTGACGAGGCAACGGCAAGGGCGATGTTGGCGGCGAAAAACCGCAGTGGAAAATCGAACGCCGATGTCGTGCGTCCGTACATCAATGGGCTTGATGTGACACGCGGCAGACGGAACAGGTGGGTCATCGATTTTGGCGTAGATACTACCGAAGCCGAAGCCGCCCACTACAAAATGCCCTATGAGTATGTGAAACGGATGGTGAAGCCCGAACGCGATATGGTGAACAACGAGCGCCACCGTACCTATTGGTGGATTCACCGTATTCCTGCTGGTGATATGCGCGAGGCAATTCGACCTCTCAAGCGCTTTATCGCGACGCCTAGTGTGGCAAAACACCGCTTGTTTGTATGGGTCGAAGGCGGGATCATTCCCGATCATCAACTCTATGTCTTCGCCCGTGACGATGATTACTTCTTCGGCGTCCTCCACAGCTATATTCATGAACTATGGTCGCTGCAGAAGGGAACATCCCTTGAAGATCGCCCTCGTTACACGCCCACAACAACCTTTGAGACCTTCCCGCTGCCTTACCCGCCGGGCAAAGAGGACACCGCATCGCCCCTCTATCAGGCGATCAGCACGGCGGCAAAGGCGCTCCACGAGGGGCGCGAGGCATGGCTGCATCCAGTGGAATTAGCGGAATTGGGGGCGACGGCAAAGGGCAAAGCGCTTTCCGAACGGACTCTGACAAATCTTTACAATGCGTTGGCAGTTCATCGCGCTGAGCCGTCCATGGGCAAGGGGAAGGGGGGGAACGGCAAAAACGGGGATAAACCCGTGAAGGCGGCAGCGCAATTCGCCCCCCAACTGGCAGCACTCCACGAAGCATTGGATAGGGCTGTATTGAGCGCTTACGGGTGGACTGATCTGGCTCTCACCGCCCGCACTCCGGCAGGGCAAGAAGCAATTTTACGGCGCTTGTTGGCGTTGAATCAAGCGCGAATATCGAAAGCGTAG